The genomic stretch CTTGGTACATTGTCCGAAACTTATAAATTTTTATCCTCTGCCCCCAGCGCCCTAGACGTTCATGGACAAATATAGGGGCTCCCGGGGAGTCAATTATGATGGCCAGAGAGAGTATTCCCATCAAAGGAAGTAGGAATGGAAGCAAAAGAAGACTTATGCCTAAATCAAAGAAGCGCTTAATAAACTGGTTAAAGGGTGATTTAAGGTTGTTACGTACTTTAATAAAGAAAAGTTTTTCTTGGAAAAGAACCTGGGTCTCAGCATTTAACATACCAAAGTTTTTGAAGTCTGGAACAATGCAGATTTCTTTTACCATGCTCTGGACTGAGGCAAAAATTTCAGAAAGCTCTCGGCTACTGAAAGAAGGTACGGCCACAAAGACGGTCTCTACTCCAAGAAAAGAGATAAATTTGCTAATTTGACGCAAGGAACCGAAGACCTTTTTACCCTCTATAAACTGACCATGTCTGTGAGAAGCATCATCTAAAAGTCCTATTACTTCGTACCCAAGATAAGGTTCTTTCTCTATAGAACGGATGAGCTCTGCGGCTCCTTGTCCGGCTCCAAGGACTAATGCCCTACGTCGATAAAGAGAAATTTTAAAAAGAGTGGATTTAATTAAATAGCGAGATAAAGGAAGCAAAAAGATAGAAGAAGAGAAAGTTAATCCCACAATCAGTCTAGGAACCTGATTACTCATCTTTTTCATGGCTACCAAAGCGTAGATGATTACAAAAGCTAAAAAGAGAGCCTTGATAATCTCTTTGGTCTCTTCCCAAAAGGGAAGACGCCTATCATAGACCCTTTGGTAAGCGAGGGAGAAGGGAACAGCAATAAATAACCACCAGAACCGCTGAAGGTTTTCCAATCCCGACATCCATGTATATGCAGGTAAAGATGGGAAGATTTCTCCCAGATAATTACGTAACCAAAGAGAAAGAAATAGACTAATTACCAGAGAAGATAGATCGCCTAGTATAAGGAATAAATAGTATTCAGGTCTTTCTTTACCCGTTTGAAAGAGATGGCGAGGATAAAAGGTAACAATTTTTCCCCAGGAAAGATCTGATATATTTTCATTTTTAAACTTAGGTGGTTTTGTATTTCCATCCATCTTTCCACCTCAAGAGTTTTTTAAAACCTTGTTAGAGATACTTTAAGTCATATAAAAATATTTTTTCTCCTTTAAGTTTATCTTTATACAAGATATATGGCCTTTATTTCCGCTTTTCATCAGATAGATTATCTATTGAAAGACATATTTGCGTTCTGTGATCCTTATAGAAAATTCTCTAAAAGTGTTTTTTTTTCAGAAGTTACATATGTCTTAAAGGATTTCATAACATTTTTAGTATCCATGATCCCAGCCTAAAGGGCATAATAATTTTATCAAATATGGCCTAGGGTTTTTTGATGAGTTTACACTTTTAGCCTTACCATCCGTGGGGACTTAATTCTAGGGGAAATGGAAAGGGGATTTTCAACTTTTTGACACTGGACGTTTTAAAAAATATCGGACGTGAATACTCATTTTTAGCTATTTTAAGGATTCCCACTTTTATATGGGTTTTGGTAATGCCTTTTGAGGCGGGGACTTCAGGGTTTTTTCGGCTTTGACCTAAACGGACTCTTAAATTTCACGGTTGGATACGACAGATCCTTTATACATCATCACTTTTCCCTAGACTACATAAAGACGCATATGACAACTTCAGAATAAGTTATAGCAGGAACGGTTAAGCTATTACGGACGTCCGACAGCATAGCCTCGACTACTGCCGGCACTTCCGTTGAGGTAGTGGAGGGCCGAGGCCTCTCCCCTAACGGATCATATGGAAAGATATCATCAAGCTCTTCTAAAGCCCCAAAAACATGGGATATATTAATCAGAGCACAAAATAGTCGACATCAATCTAAGGCATACCTTACCATCGGAGCACGAAAGTAACTCCTCACTATCTCCGGCTGCCTCTGCGTGCTCATAAGATAGCTGCGTACATTACCCTCCATCTCCTCCATGCTCCGCTTCCGGCGCCTCCCCACCGCATTCGTCTTCACATCCTGGTTCAAATACTCATCCGGATTAAGCTCCGGACTGTATCTCGGCAAATAATGCAGTTCCAACTCGTCCTCTTTGCCCTTCAACCACTCCTTAATCCTCTTTGCCCGATGCACACGGTGATTATCCACTATAAGATAAATCTTCCGCCCCTTTTCTCGTGATCTTATCAGCCTTCTTAAAAATTCAAGAAAAACTTCTGTCGTAAATCTCTCCCTAAAAATCATAAACTTAAGCTTCCCCCGGTTGTTGATGGCAGAAATCATATTGAATCGAAATCTCTTGCCGCTCACCTCCACCACCGGTGTCTCTCCCCTCGGCGCCCAACTCCTCCCCGCTTGATGATCTGACCTGATCCCTGTCTCATCTCCCCACCAAATCTCTGCCCCTTCCTCCTTGGCCCTCTTCCTTATCCGGGGATACTCCTTCTCAAGCCAGGCCTTTACTTCCTTCGGATTTCTTTCATAGGCCCGTTTCAAAGGCTTCTGCGGCGTGAAATTCCATCGCCTCAAATACCGGCCCACCGTCCATATCGAAAGCCTTATCCCAAACTTCCTCTCTATCAGTTGCCCCACCGCCTCCCTGGTCCAAAGGGAAAAGGGAAGCTTCAACTGATCAGGACAACGGTCCCGGATGATGCTACAAATGGTAGCTGCTTGCCAGCCCAAAAGTTTTCCTCCCTTAGGACGTCCGCGAGGCTTGATTTTAAGGGCTTCCTCCCCACCTTGGCGATAAAGTTTTAGCCAGTAAGTCACAGTGGTTCTGGCTATTCCCAACATTTGGGCCACTTCTTCCTGGGTTTTTCCTTGTTCCAACACGGCGTGGACGGCTCTAAAACGCAAAGCTTCTTGAGCTTTGGGAGGAAGTTTACGTGCGTCTATTTTGGGAACTTTTGGAGGGCTAGAGTCCATATCTTTACATACCAGGAATTGGCCCTATTGTCGAGTATTTTCTGCTCCCATTAATAAATGTCACACAAAAAGTGCTTTCAGTATAAAAAGGATGTGCTCTGTTTTAAGAGAAATAGCTGGGAAAAGATTTTTTGGGGAAGATTAAAGGGCTCTGATGACCTCTGGGGCCTATAAAGTGCAGGCCATGGGCATGAAGTTTTTCTTGAAAGGTTGATATCCTACTAAAAGCTTGGCGCGCCCGGGAGGACTCGAACCTCCAGCCTTTGGATTCGTAGTCCAATGCTCTATCCGATTGAGCTACGGGCGCGCATAAGGAATTTTTGCCAAAGTTACCCCATTTACGGAGGCTTTTCAATAAAGGTCTTCTAGATATAAAATGGCGCGCCCGGGAGGACTCGAACCTCCAACCTTTGGATTCGAAGTCCAAAGCTCTGTCCGATTGAGCTACGGGCGCGCACCTAAGCCCTGAAAGATCAAGACCTTTCCTTGACGGCTTAAGCAAAATACATTAGATCGGCCTGTGTTTCCAGATAATTTTTGCTGGGGGAGTTAGTCGTGGAAGAAAGTGGGGTTTTACAGAAGAGGAGAGAGAAGGCTGAAGAGCTTGAACGTTTGGGAATCCCCCTTTATCCAAATAATTTCCGGGCTAAAGACCGAGCGGGGGCCATTCTGGAGGTTTTTGGAGACTATAAGGCTGAAGAGCTAGAGAAGGTCCCTGGTCCCTTCGTTTTGGCTGGTCGACTTATGGCCCGCCGAGATTTTGGTAAGGCCTGCTTCGGTCATATTCAGGATGAAAGTGGTCGGATCCAAATCTTTGTTAAGAGAGATGAAGTAGGGGCCGAAAACTTTAAGCTTTTTAAGAAATATATAGATATCGGGGATATAATTGGTGTTAAGGGTCGACTTTTCCGAACTAAGACGGGTGAGCTGACGATTTTGGTAGAGGAATTTTCTCTGGTTACCAAAAGCCTCCGTCCTTTGCCTGAGAAGTTCCACGGCCTCCAGGATATAGAGCTTCGCTATCGCCAACGGTATCTGGATCTTATCGTTAACCCCCGGGTCCGGGAGATCTTCCGCCGACGAACCAAGATTATTCGCCTCATCAGGGAGTACTTTGCCTCTCGAGGATTCCTGGAAGTGGAGACTCCAATGATGCAACCCATCCCCGGCGGGGCTACGGCCCGGCCCTTTAAGACCCACCACAATGCCCTGGGGGTAGATCTTTATCTGCGTATCGCCCCGGAGCTTTATCTTAAGCGCCTTCTGGTGGGAGGGTTCGAGCGAGTCTTTGAGATAAATCGCAATTTTCGCAACGAGGGGATTTCCATCCAGCATAATCCCGAATTTACCATGTTAGAGTTTTATCAAGCCTATGCCACCTACGAGGACCTCATGCCGCTTACCGAGGACCTCATCAGTTATTTGGCCCAGGAGATCCTCGGAGATACCAAAATCACCTATCAGGGTGAGATTATAGACCTTACTCCCCCCTGGCCCCGACTGGCTTTTAAAGAGGCTCTCTTGAAGATCGGGCAGGTGCCAGAGGAAGTTCTTAAGGATCGGAAGACGGTTATCGCCTTTGCCCGGGAACGAGAAATAAAACTTGATGAACGAGAGCCCCTGCTTGGCAAACTCTGGGCCAAGCTCTTTGATGCCCTAGTGGAGCCTAAGCTTATTCAGCCTACCTTTGTCACCCATTTCCCGGTGGATATCTCGCCTCTTGCCCGACGTAATGAGGCTGATCCAACGGTTACTGATCGCTTTGAGCTTTTTATCGCCGGGCGAGAGATCGCCAATGCCTTCTCCGAGCTTAACGACCCTCGAGATCAGCGGGAACGTTTCCTTGAGCAGATCAAAAAAGGACGCCACGACGAGGAAATTCACCCCGAAATGGATGAAGACTTCGTCCGGGCCCTAGAGTACGGTATGCCTCCCGCAGCCGGCGAGGGAATAGGAATTGATCGTCTGGTGATGCTTTTTACCGATAGCCCATCTATTCGAGAGGTGATCCTCTTCCCTCAGCTTCGTCCTGAAAAGAAAGGATAGGCCTCCTCATGGCACTTGAGTGGTTCGTCAGCCTGCGCTACCTCTGGGCCGGCCGGAAAAGACCGGTAACCGCCTTTTTTACGACCATCTCTGCCCTGGGAGTGGCGGTGGGGGTTATGGCCCTCATTGTAGTCATTGCCGTAATGAGCGGCTTTGAGGATCACCTCCGGGATCGAATCCTGGGAGTGAACTCCCACATTATCGTCCGGAGCCTGGCCGGGGAGATAAGAGACTATGATCAACTCTGCCAACGTCTAGAGAGAATCCAGGCTCCGGCCTCGGGCTTCTGGGGGCGGCTCCTGGGGCAAAAGGCCAAGGTGCTGGCTGCCTCTCCTTATGTTTACGCTCAGGGGCTCCTTTCGGCCCCCGGGGGCACAAAGGGGGTGGTTATCCGGGGGATTGACCCGGCTCGGGCCTCTCGAACCATCAGGGTCTCTTTTGTTCAGGGGAGCTTTAGCGAGCTGAAAAAAGGCAAAGGTCTTCCCGGGATCATACTGGGAAAGGAGCTGGCTAAGGCCCTGGGAGTGGTTCCTGGAGAGAAGGTCCGTCTTCTTCTCCCCGGTGGTCTGGCTACTCCCTTGGGGCTTCTTCCTCAGGTCGAAGTTCTTAGGGTAGTGGGGATCTTTGACTCCGGAATGTATGAGTTTGATTCCTCCATAGCTTTCATCTCTCTGGCTGAGGCCCAGAGGATCCTTGGGCTCGGAGAGGCTGTTCACGGTATAGAGTTGATTGTCTCTGACATCTTTGCCACCGATCGTCTGGCCCGTGAGATTTCAAAGGTTCTCGGTTATCCCTTTGTGGTTATGGACTGGCGTCAAATGAGCCGCTCCCTCTTTTCAGCCTTA from Thermosulfuriphilus ammonigenes encodes the following:
- the wbaP gene encoding undecaprenyl-phosphate galactose phosphotransferase WbaP; protein product: MDGNTKPPKFKNENISDLSWGKIVTFYPRHLFQTGKERPEYYLFLILGDLSSLVISLFLSLWLRNYLGEIFPSLPAYTWMSGLENLQRFWWLFIAVPFSLAYQRVYDRRLPFWEETKEIIKALFLAFVIIYALVAMKKMSNQVPRLIVGLTFSSSIFLLPLSRYLIKSTLFKISLYRRRALVLGAGQGAAELIRSIEKEPYLGYEVIGLLDDASHRHGQFIEGKKVFGSLRQISKFISFLGVETVFVAVPSFSSRELSEIFASVQSMVKEICIVPDFKNFGMLNAETQVLFQEKLFFIKVRNNLKSPFNQFIKRFFDLGISLLLLPFLLPLMGILSLAIIIDSPGAPIFVHERLGRWGQRIKIYKFRTMYQDSDEILQKYLQKNPKAAKEWQIYKKLKNNDPRVTRIGKLLRKTSLDELPQIFNVLKGEMSLVGPRPYLPQEEPEMNDFQSLILQTRPGISGLWQVSGRNKLTFKDRLQMDVWYVLNWSLWLDFTILIKTIAVVLKREGSY
- a CDS encoding IS630 family transposase, with the protein product MDSSPPKVPKIDARKLPPKAQEALRFRAVHAVLEQGKTQEEVAQMLGIARTTVTYWLKLYRQGGEEALKIKPRGRPKGGKLLGWQAATICSIIRDRCPDQLKLPFSLWTREAVGQLIERKFGIRLSIWTVGRYLRRWNFTPQKPLKRAYERNPKEVKAWLEKEYPRIRKRAKEEGAEIWWGDETGIRSDHQAGRSWAPRGETPVVEVSGKRFRFNMISAINNRGKLKFMIFRERFTTEVFLEFLRRLIRSREKGRKIYLIVDNHRVHRAKRIKEWLKGKEDELELHYLPRYSPELNPDEYLNQDVKTNAVGRRRKRSMEEMEGNVRSYLMSTQRQPEIVRSYFRAPMVRYALD
- the lysS gene encoding lysine--tRNA ligase, with the protein product MEESGVLQKRREKAEELERLGIPLYPNNFRAKDRAGAILEVFGDYKAEELEKVPGPFVLAGRLMARRDFGKACFGHIQDESGRIQIFVKRDEVGAENFKLFKKYIDIGDIIGVKGRLFRTKTGELTILVEEFSLVTKSLRPLPEKFHGLQDIELRYRQRYLDLIVNPRVREIFRRRTKIIRLIREYFASRGFLEVETPMMQPIPGGATARPFKTHHNALGVDLYLRIAPELYLKRLLVGGFERVFEINRNFRNEGISIQHNPEFTMLEFYQAYATYEDLMPLTEDLISYLAQEILGDTKITYQGEIIDLTPPWPRLAFKEALLKIGQVPEEVLKDRKTVIAFAREREIKLDEREPLLGKLWAKLFDALVEPKLIQPTFVTHFPVDISPLARRNEADPTVTDRFELFIAGREIANAFSELNDPRDQRERFLEQIKKGRHDEEIHPEMDEDFVRALEYGMPPAAGEGIGIDRLVMLFTDSPSIREVILFPQLRPEKKG
- a CDS encoding lipoprotein-releasing ABC transporter permease subunit translates to MALEWFVSLRYLWAGRKRPVTAFFTTISALGVAVGVMALIVVIAVMSGFEDHLRDRILGVNSHIIVRSLAGEIRDYDQLCQRLERIQAPASGFWGRLLGQKAKVLAASPYVYAQGLLSAPGGTKGVVIRGIDPARASRTIRVSFVQGSFSELKKGKGLPGIILGKELAKALGVVPGEKVRLLLPGGLATPLGLLPQVEVLRVVGIFDSGMYEFDSSIAFISLAEAQRILGLGEAVHGIELIVSDIFATDRLAREISKVLGYPFVVMDWRQMSRSLFSALKLEKLAMFIILTLIVLVAAFNIVSTLILMVMEKRRDIAILKSMGATDGAVMRIFVLVGLALGGLGTLLGVSGGAGICFLISHYHLIKLPADVYYIDHLPVRMELADVFIIATSAMLISFAATVYPALQAARLNPAKVLRYA